One segment of Alistipes finegoldii DSM 17242 DNA contains the following:
- a CDS encoding site-specific integrase, with the protein MRQETFTILFLMRKGRPKKNGLASVYARVTTGSLRQEFYFHCEGKPELWNQKKERMMGTSRLAQKVNEMLDEFRVQILDIRSKLLAEGYAANAAQIKQRYLNPTCNTMMLIAGLTDYVKRRQAEVGVRITQRTADKYERLLRYLKQYLAQRGKAEDIPVERMNYEFLDGFNLFLQTAHRCRHNGAVAVMDCLRNFVLYCLRNEWITKNPFRYYKLKEDEVQAKEHLTAHELELLTRKELDRRLARIRDVFVFCCLTGLAFADADHLRREHLSQDDEGRWWIHKPREKTSVMSRIPLLPATLEILRRYEHDEVCVARSRVLPTPSNQKMNAYMKEIAAVCGIDKVLTTHCARHTFACMAVEYGMPIDVLAKILGHSNTNMTRHYAKFSETVIGREMEAFGERLASAT; encoded by the coding sequence ATGAGACAGGAAACTTTTACCATCCTTTTCCTGATGCGAAAAGGAAGACCGAAAAAGAACGGCTTGGCGTCGGTTTACGCCCGCGTCACCACGGGCAGTCTGCGGCAGGAATTCTATTTCCATTGCGAGGGCAAGCCCGAATTGTGGAACCAGAAAAAGGAACGCATGATGGGCACGAGCCGACTTGCGCAAAAAGTCAATGAAATGCTCGACGAGTTCCGTGTGCAGATTTTGGACATCCGCTCCAAACTGCTGGCCGAGGGCTATGCGGCCAATGCCGCGCAGATCAAACAGCGCTACCTGAACCCGACGTGCAACACGATGATGCTCATTGCGGGCCTTACCGACTATGTGAAGCGGCGGCAGGCCGAAGTGGGCGTGCGCATCACGCAGCGCACGGCAGACAAATACGAGCGGCTGCTGCGCTATCTCAAACAGTATCTCGCCCAACGCGGCAAAGCCGAGGACATTCCCGTCGAACGGATGAACTACGAGTTTCTGGACGGCTTCAACCTCTTCCTGCAAACCGCCCACCGCTGCCGCCACAACGGGGCGGTCGCCGTGATGGACTGTCTGCGCAACTTTGTCCTCTACTGCCTGCGCAACGAGTGGATTACGAAAAACCCGTTCCGCTACTACAAACTCAAAGAGGACGAGGTGCAGGCCAAAGAGCACCTCACGGCGCATGAACTGGAACTGCTGACCCGCAAGGAGCTCGACCGCCGGTTGGCCCGCATCCGCGACGTCTTCGTCTTCTGCTGCCTGACGGGGCTGGCATTCGCCGACGCCGACCACCTGCGGCGCGAGCACCTCTCGCAGGACGACGAGGGGCGCTGGTGGATTCACAAACCCCGCGAGAAAACCTCCGTGATGAGCCGCATCCCGCTGCTTCCGGCCACGCTCGAAATCCTGCGCCGCTACGAGCACGACGAAGTATGCGTCGCACGATCACGGGTGCTCCCCACGCCGAGCAACCAGAAGATGAACGCCTACATGAAGGAGATCGCGGCCGTGTGCGGCATCGACAAGGTGCTGACCACCCACTGCGCACGCCACACCTTCGCCTGCATGGCCGTCGAGTACGGCATGCCGATCGATGTGCTGGCCAAGATTCTCGGCCACTCGAACACCAACATGACGCGCCACTACGCCAAATTCTCCGAGACGGTCATCGGCCGCGAGATGGAAGCGTTCGGCGAGCGGCTGGCGTCGGCTACTTGA
- a CDS encoding CDP-glycerol glycerophosphotransferase family protein, with translation MEPKKYLLFVTLPYAYSILRPLEHEIRRRGDSAAWFIEADCPVALEEGEVHLKTIREAVDYNPVAVFAPGNYIPDFFPGVKVALFHGYAIQKRIEAIDDHFTVRGWFDIYCTQGPSSTPYFKELERQYGFFRVYETGWPKADTYFSPETQLRPRNDRPVILYPPTFTRNVCSAPHLMKEIELLAKTKPWDWIITFHPKLTDPDIIAGYKRIAAENDNVTFFEGPDKMSLLQRADAMLCDSSSIILEFMFLDKPVVTFRNSHPGPHLIDVDRPEKVGPALERALSRPEELMREIRAYTMHHEPHRDCRCSARVLDAVDDYIARGHAGLKRKPLNLIRKWKLRRQMRYYPLLEMFRR, from the coding sequence ATGGAACCTAAAAAGTACCTTTTGTTCGTTACCCTGCCTTATGCCTACTCGATCCTGCGGCCGCTGGAGCATGAAATCCGCCGCCGCGGCGATTCTGCGGCGTGGTTTATCGAAGCGGATTGTCCGGTTGCGCTGGAGGAGGGCGAAGTGCATCTGAAAACGATCCGCGAAGCCGTCGATTACAATCCCGTCGCGGTTTTCGCGCCGGGCAACTACATTCCGGATTTCTTTCCGGGCGTGAAGGTGGCGCTTTTCCACGGTTATGCCATTCAGAAACGCATCGAGGCGATCGACGACCATTTCACCGTGCGCGGCTGGTTCGACATCTACTGTACGCAAGGTCCCAGCAGTACGCCTTATTTCAAGGAGCTGGAGCGGCAATACGGGTTTTTCCGGGTCTACGAGACCGGCTGGCCCAAAGCCGACACCTATTTTTCACCCGAAACGCAGCTCAGGCCCCGCAACGACCGGCCCGTCATTCTCTATCCGCCGACCTTTACGCGCAATGTATGTTCTGCGCCCCATCTGATGAAGGAGATCGAGCTGCTGGCCAAAACCAAGCCGTGGGACTGGATCATCACCTTCCATCCGAAGCTGACCGATCCCGATATCATCGCCGGATACAAGCGCATCGCCGCCGAAAACGACAACGTGACCTTTTTCGAGGGACCCGATAAGATGTCGCTCCTGCAGCGAGCCGACGCGATGTTGTGCGACAGTTCGTCGATCATTCTGGAGTTCATGTTCCTCGACAAACCCGTCGTCACCTTCCGCAATTCGCATCCCGGCCCCCATCTGATCGACGTGGACCGTCCCGAAAAGGTCGGTCCGGCGCTGGAGCGGGCGCTCTCCCGGCCCGAAGAGCTGATGCGCGAGATTCGCGCCTATACGATGCACCATGAGCCGCACCGCGACTGCCGCTGTTCGGCGCGCGTGCTGGATGCCGTCGACGACTATATCGCCCGCGGCCATGCGGGACTGAAGCGCAAGCCCCTGAATCTGATCCGGAAGTGGAAGCTTCGCCGTCAGATGCGCTATTACCCGCTGCTGGAGATGTTCCGCCGCTGA
- a CDS encoding lipocalin family protein gives MKKHLYHLLVFSLLGIFAASCSDDDDAPNIQSEIVGEWRLTSWSENAPEGFEVYVEFTSAATFGLYQKVETSNYTKYTGRYSIDGSRLTGVYDDGESWGNGYDFELTNGGNTLTMTTRTEPAETSVYSRTIIPDDVRNARTSRAEFSLEMRRML, from the coding sequence ATGAAAAAACATCTTTATCATCTGCTCGTTTTCTCCCTGCTCGGCATTTTCGCCGCAAGCTGTTCGGATGACGACGATGCCCCCAACATTCAGTCGGAAATCGTAGGCGAATGGCGCCTTACTTCTTGGTCAGAGAATGCTCCCGAAGGATTTGAGGTATACGTAGAATTCACTTCGGCAGCGACATTCGGACTTTATCAGAAGGTCGAAACATCGAACTACACCAAATACACCGGGCGTTATTCGATCGACGGATCCCGGCTGACCGGAGTGTACGACGACGGCGAGAGCTGGGGCAACGGCTACGATTTCGAGTTGACGAATGGCGGGAACACCCTGACGATGACCACCCGAACCGAGCCGGCCGAAACCAGCGTATATTCCCGGACGATCATTCCGGATGACGTGCGCAATGCCCGAACATCCCGTGCCGAGTTTTCTCTGGAAATGAGGCGAATGCTATAA
- a CDS encoding RteC domain-containing protein translates to MHDPRPAALVALWEGAVSHLEFEMRMVHLRIEHSAVMNRLREPEKPRSALYLAEPFTPTDLMELITALHTAGVGRRIDGTRANVEQLVELFSWMFNVRINNPIQCRRGVINRKLRLTRFLDLLRNSLIEESQR, encoded by the coding sequence ATGCACGATCCGCGTCCGGCGGCGCTTGTCGCGCTTTGGGAAGGAGCCGTCTCACATCTGGAATTTGAGATGCGGATGGTCCATCTGCGTATCGAGCATTCTGCGGTCATGAACCGGTTGCGGGAACCCGAAAAACCCCGCTCGGCGCTCTATCTGGCCGAGCCGTTCACGCCGACGGATCTCATGGAGCTGATTACGGCGTTGCATACTGCCGGCGTGGGACGGCGTATCGACGGTACCCGTGCCAATGTGGAACAGTTGGTCGAGCTGTTCTCGTGGATGTTCAATGTCCGTATCAACAATCCCATCCAGTGCCGCCGTGGGGTCATCAACCGCAAGTTGCGGCTGACACGGTTTCTGGATCTGCTGCGCAACTCTCTGATTGAAGAGAGCCAGCGATAG
- a CDS encoding RagB/SusD family nutrient uptake outer membrane protein, with translation MKKATNITLATLAAALLASSCIKEADPYEIATEDQVTLETLIEGIPASLVQAGSAGYASEGQAWDFALPAIHIATESMTGDVAIGGNIGYDWFAQWGTNEALGADYAVGALTWNNYYAWIMAANNVIKQIDASDFATLDATQKSYLGFAYAYRAMFYLDLVRLYEFKENNYTEAPGVLGLGVPIVLPETTEAEAKNNPRAKVDDIYDQVIFPDLDKAEELLSGFTAPDKYTISPALVYGLKARAWLERGTAKNDAEAYVSAAEYARLAINASGCTPLTQEQWEDPSNGFNSATANNAWIWGLALPSESVANLFCFTAHMSTENAWSAYGNDACRCINSNLYNSIDLRDFRRHSWLDPDRKDPEKESYDYKSCRKEGKEYFNELPDYANIKFRPAQGAYEDFKVGGAADHPYMRVEEMYFIEAEAKAHENLGEGIRLLNEFMNNYRIVGGGYDCTNMSSSVENFTNELMLQKRIEFWGEGIVMFDMKRLDMSTRRGYVGTNSPASYRLNTEGRAPYWNFVISRGETQNNPVIATQNNPDPSQTVKPWNG, from the coding sequence ATGAAAAAAGCGACAAACATAACGCTCGCGACGCTGGCGGCAGCTTTGCTGGCAAGCAGCTGCATCAAAGAAGCCGACCCCTATGAAATAGCTACCGAGGATCAGGTCACCCTCGAAACGCTGATAGAAGGCATTCCGGCCTCACTCGTACAGGCCGGTTCCGCAGGCTATGCAAGCGAAGGCCAAGCCTGGGATTTTGCCCTGCCGGCCATCCATATCGCCACGGAATCCATGACGGGCGACGTCGCCATTGGCGGCAATATCGGCTACGATTGGTTCGCACAGTGGGGAACCAACGAAGCGCTCGGCGCCGACTATGCCGTGGGTGCGCTTACGTGGAATAACTACTATGCGTGGATCATGGCGGCCAACAACGTCATCAAACAGATCGACGCCTCGGATTTCGCGACGCTCGACGCCACGCAGAAGTCCTATCTGGGCTTCGCCTACGCCTATCGGGCCATGTTCTACCTCGATCTGGTGCGTCTGTACGAGTTCAAGGAGAACAATTACACTGAAGCGCCCGGGGTTCTCGGGCTGGGCGTGCCCATCGTACTGCCCGAGACTACCGAGGCCGAGGCCAAGAACAACCCCCGTGCCAAGGTCGACGACATCTACGATCAAGTGATCTTCCCCGACCTGGACAAGGCCGAAGAACTATTGAGCGGCTTTACTGCTCCCGACAAGTATACGATCAGTCCGGCGCTGGTCTACGGCCTGAAAGCCCGGGCCTGGCTTGAGCGCGGTACGGCCAAGAACGACGCCGAAGCCTATGTTTCCGCCGCCGAGTACGCCCGCTTGGCCATTAACGCCAGCGGCTGTACGCCCCTGACGCAGGAGCAGTGGGAAGACCCCTCGAACGGCTTCAACAGCGCCACGGCGAACAATGCCTGGATCTGGGGCCTCGCCCTGCCGAGCGAAAGCGTTGCCAACCTGTTCTGCTTCACGGCGCACATGAGCACGGAGAATGCGTGGAGCGCCTACGGAAACGACGCCTGCCGCTGCATCAACAGCAACCTTTACAACAGTATCGACCTGCGCGACTTCCGCCGCCATTCGTGGCTCGATCCCGACCGCAAAGACCCGGAGAAGGAGTCCTACGACTACAAAAGCTGCCGCAAAGAGGGGAAGGAATACTTCAATGAACTGCCCGATTACGCGAACATCAAGTTCCGTCCGGCGCAGGGCGCTTATGAGGATTTCAAGGTCGGCGGAGCCGCAGACCATCCCTACATGCGCGTCGAGGAGATGTACTTCATCGAGGCCGAGGCCAAGGCGCATGAAAATCTTGGCGAAGGAATTCGGCTGCTCAATGAGTTCATGAACAACTACCGCATTGTGGGCGGAGGTTACGACTGTACGAACATGTCGTCGTCGGTTGAAAATTTCACCAACGAGCTGATGCTTCAGAAGCGCATCGAGTTCTGGGGCGAAGGCATCGTCATGTTCGACATGAAGCGGCTCGACATGTCCACCCGACGGGGCTATGTGGGAACCAACTCTCCTGCCTCGTACCGGCTGAATACGGAAGGCCGTGCACCCTACTGGAACTTCGTGATCTCGCGCGGTGAGACGCAGAACAACCCCGTCATCGCCACGCAGAACAATCCCGATCCTTCGCAAACGGTCAAGCCGTGGAACGGGTGA
- a CDS encoding NAD(P)/FAD-dependent oxidoreductase, translating into MPQNITLVLTPRQAADAKYYTSLAARRLGMPEQDIALVRVVKRSIDARQRQPKVNLSLEVYADREPRPAPVHFDYPSVAGRTEVVIVGSGPAGLFAALRLIELGLRPVILERGRDVSARKVDIAQINRNGDVDPDSNYAFGEGGAGTFSDGKLFTRSKKRGDYNKALQTLVFHGATPEILYDAHPHIGTDKLPRIIQRIRQTILDAGGGFVFNSRVTDLEIKGGRVRGVWCGATLVEGAAVVLATGHSARDIYELLHRKGVRLEAKAFAMGVRIEHPQALIDSIQYHCETRGEYLPAAAYSLVSQENGRGVYSFCMCPGGFIVPAMTDAAQSVVNGMSPSGRTSPYANSGLVTEVRPADFEHLRAEWGELAGLKFQQQFEELARRYGGDRQIAPAQRVADFVAGRASASLARTSYIPGIVPSRLDRWMPGFIAQGLRQGLATFGRRMRGFVTNEAVVVGVESRTSSPVRIPRDPATLMHPEAAGLFPAGEGAGYAGGIISAALDGERIAEAVKNYID; encoded by the coding sequence ATGCCGCAGAATATCACACTCGTCCTGACACCCCGGCAGGCTGCCGATGCGAAGTATTACACGTCGCTCGCCGCACGGCGTTTGGGCATGCCGGAGCAGGATATCGCTTTGGTGCGGGTCGTCAAACGGTCGATCGACGCCCGGCAGCGGCAGCCCAAGGTGAACCTGTCGCTGGAGGTATATGCAGACCGCGAACCCCGGCCCGCGCCCGTGCATTTCGACTATCCGTCGGTCGCGGGGAGGACCGAAGTGGTGATCGTCGGGTCGGGTCCGGCGGGCCTTTTCGCCGCTTTGCGGCTGATCGAGCTGGGCCTGCGGCCCGTGATTCTGGAGCGGGGCCGCGACGTCTCGGCCCGCAAGGTCGATATCGCGCAGATCAACCGCAACGGCGACGTCGATCCCGATTCTAACTACGCTTTCGGCGAAGGCGGTGCGGGGACCTTCTCCGACGGGAAGCTCTTTACGCGCAGCAAGAAGCGCGGCGACTATAACAAGGCGCTGCAGACGCTCGTCTTCCACGGCGCGACGCCCGAAATCCTTTACGATGCCCATCCGCATATCGGCACCGACAAACTGCCGCGTATCATACAGCGCATCCGGCAGACGATCCTCGATGCCGGCGGCGGGTTCGTTTTCAACAGCCGGGTGACGGACCTCGAAATCAAAGGCGGCCGGGTGCGGGGCGTATGGTGCGGCGCGACGCTCGTCGAAGGTGCGGCCGTGGTGCTGGCTACGGGACATTCGGCCCGTGATATTTACGAACTGCTGCACCGGAAAGGCGTGCGCCTTGAAGCCAAGGCTTTCGCCATGGGTGTGCGTATCGAACATCCGCAGGCGCTGATCGACTCGATCCAGTATCATTGCGAAACCCGCGGCGAATACCTTCCTGCGGCGGCCTATTCGCTCGTGAGTCAGGAGAACGGCCGCGGCGTCTATTCGTTCTGCATGTGCCCCGGCGGATTCATCGTCCCCGCCATGACCGATGCCGCCCAGTCGGTGGTGAACGGCATGTCGCCCAGCGGCCGCACGTCGCCCTATGCCAATTCGGGGCTGGTGACCGAAGTGCGGCCGGCGGATTTCGAACACCTGCGCGCCGAATGGGGCGAGTTGGCCGGGCTGAAATTCCAGCAGCAGTTCGAGGAGCTGGCGCGGCGGTACGGCGGCGACCGTCAGATCGCTCCGGCGCAGCGCGTCGCCGATTTCGTCGCGGGGCGTGCGAGCGCGTCGCTTGCCAGAACTTCCTATATTCCGGGGATCGTCCCTTCGCGGCTCGACCGGTGGATGCCCGGATTCATCGCGCAGGGACTGCGGCAGGGACTTGCGACCTTCGGCCGCCGGATGCGCGGCTTCGTCACCAACGAAGCCGTCGTGGTCGGCGTGGAGTCGCGGACCTCTTCGCCCGTACGCATCCCGCGCGATCCTGCGACGCTGATGCACCCCGAAGCAGCCGGGCTTTTCCCGGCGGGTGAAGGCGCCGGATATGCCGGCGGCATCATCTCGGCGGCTCTCGACGGCGAGCGGATTGCCGAAGCGGTGAAGAATTACATAGATTGA
- a CDS encoding S8 family peptidase, whose translation MHNKTKLLIFASLLLAACSTDPMQEIPNRGDSAPEIETSGKICNTSDDAVAGSLIVKFGEEAIPSLEQNALNAAKTRSALTRSGIESVDDILNDLHVTSLERVFPEAGEHEARTRAAGLHRWYVLGFASEEDLDKAAERLAGVAEISKVQFRTRLYRASDCKTYPFQATANGQTRALVTADFNDPNLFWQWHYINNADQAVATTSVAGADINVADAWKLTAGNPEVIVAIVDEGVKYTHPDLAANMWINPNPSPEYKNQDIHGWNFAADGPISWGQKGDSGHGTHVAGTVAAVNNNGIGVCGVAGGTGKGDGVRLMSCQIFSGDLTGDALVSSRAVKYAADHGASILQCSWGIKAGIYTSDNMFIKQSPMDYEALQYFAAQKNCEALDGGLIIFSAGNESTAMSGYPAGYRDYISVTSFSPDYLPANYTNYGSGCNIAAPGGETSGLSGGEKAGVLSTLCSETSNGADYGYMQGTSMACPHVSGVAALGLSYALEKGKRYSLDEFKTMLLTSVNEIDSRLGEGSKATIADVSIYRGKMGTGITDAYQLLMQIEGTPCLQVALGEVQLIPLTQHFGQGAEDLTYTDIQMSAKDMEKLGIKAAPKMYNGKLMIKCTKPGSAKIKVSAIAGGTKPGTGVVMGGMVITKEFAVIARSAGAANGGWL comes from the coding sequence ATGCATAACAAAACGAAACTCCTGATTTTCGCCTCCCTGCTGCTGGCCGCCTGCTCGACGGATCCCATGCAGGAAATACCGAACCGCGGGGATTCCGCTCCCGAAATCGAGACTTCGGGCAAAATCTGCAATACGTCGGACGACGCCGTGGCCGGTTCGCTCATCGTAAAATTTGGCGAAGAAGCCATTCCCAGTCTCGAACAGAATGCGTTGAATGCGGCCAAGACCCGTTCGGCGCTGACCCGTTCGGGCATCGAATCCGTCGATGACATCCTGAACGACCTGCATGTCACCTCGCTGGAGCGCGTCTTCCCCGAAGCCGGCGAACACGAGGCCCGCACCCGTGCGGCAGGGCTTCACAGATGGTATGTGCTCGGGTTCGCATCGGAAGAGGATCTCGACAAGGCGGCCGAGAGACTCGCAGGTGTCGCCGAAATCTCGAAAGTACAGTTCCGCACCCGTCTCTACCGGGCTTCCGACTGCAAAACCTATCCGTTTCAAGCAACGGCGAACGGCCAGACCCGCGCTTTGGTTACAGCGGATTTCAACGACCCGAATCTTTTCTGGCAGTGGCATTACATCAACAATGCCGACCAGGCCGTTGCCACTACATCGGTGGCCGGAGCCGACATCAATGTGGCCGACGCATGGAAGCTCACGGCAGGTAATCCCGAAGTCATCGTCGCCATCGTGGACGAAGGGGTGAAATACACTCATCCGGATCTGGCGGCCAACATGTGGATCAATCCGAACCCTTCGCCCGAATACAAGAACCAGGACATTCACGGATGGAACTTCGCTGCCGACGGTCCCATTTCATGGGGTCAGAAGGGCGATTCGGGACACGGAACGCACGTTGCGGGCACGGTAGCCGCCGTCAATAACAACGGCATCGGCGTCTGCGGCGTGGCCGGAGGTACGGGCAAGGGAGACGGTGTGCGTCTCATGTCGTGTCAGATCTTCTCGGGAGACCTGACGGGTGACGCCCTCGTGTCGAGCCGTGCCGTAAAATACGCCGCGGATCACGGTGCCTCCATCCTCCAGTGCTCGTGGGGCATCAAGGCGGGAATATACACGTCGGACAACATGTTCATCAAACAATCGCCGATGGATTACGAGGCGCTTCAGTACTTCGCCGCCCAGAAGAACTGCGAGGCCCTCGACGGCGGACTGATCATTTTTTCCGCCGGCAACGAATCGACAGCCATGTCCGGCTATCCGGCAGGCTATCGTGATTATATCTCCGTCACCTCGTTCTCGCCCGACTACCTGCCGGCCAATTATACCAACTACGGTTCCGGCTGTAATATCGCGGCTCCCGGCGGCGAAACGAGCGGTTTGAGCGGTGGGGAGAAAGCCGGCGTCCTTTCGACGCTCTGCTCCGAAACGAGCAACGGAGCGGATTACGGCTACATGCAGGGAACCTCGATGGCTTGCCCGCACGTCTCGGGCGTAGCCGCACTCGGCCTCTCCTATGCCCTGGAGAAAGGGAAGAGATACTCGCTCGACGAATTCAAGACCATGCTGCTCACCTCGGTCAATGAAATCGACTCCCGGCTGGGCGAAGGCTCGAAAGCTACGATCGCCGACGTGTCGATTTACCGCGGCAAAATGGGCACCGGCATTACCGATGCCTATCAGCTGCTCATGCAGATTGAAGGAACGCCTTGTCTGCAGGTCGCATTGGGCGAGGTGCAGCTCATTCCGCTGACGCAGCATTTCGGACAGGGTGCCGAAGACCTTACCTATACCGATATCCAGATGTCGGCCAAGGATATGGAAAAGCTTGGCATCAAGGCGGCTCCCAAAATGTATAATGGAAAACTGATGATCAAATGCACGAAACCCGGATCGGCCAAAATCAAGGTTTCGGCGATAGCCGGCGGTACGAAACCTGGAACGGGCGTCGTGATGGGCGGCATGGTCATCACCAAGGAATTCGCCGTCATCGCCCGTTCGGCCGGCGCAGCAAACGGAGGTTGGTTATAA